Within the Stenotrophomonas maltophilia genome, the region CAACCGCGCAGTGCATGACGGTCACCGTCCGCTACGACTATGCCGCCCACCCCTTTTTCCCCGGCACCGCCACGCTTTACGGCTGGGTGATGCGGGCCCCCATCCGCAGCGTCGCGGTCGCCCAGCTCGACCTCGGCTCCGGCAACTGACGGTACAGGAGACGGTTCCATGCTCAAGTTGACCCGCATCGCCGCCATCGCTCTGATCGCACTCGCGGTGCTGCTGGCGCTGATCGCATTCGTGATCGGCCGCAGGCCCGCCCCTTCGACGGAAAGCGCGGCTCCGGTCGTTCACGCCGACGCACAGGCCATTACGGTGGTCGAGGCCATCGCCCGGCTGCCGGCCGGTGAACCGATCACAGCCAATGGCGTGCGCCTGGCGCGTCGAAGCGCAGCCGTGCCGGGTGCCGCCGCCGACCTGGCCGCCGTGGTCGGCAAGGTGCCGGTGCAGGACATCGCCGAAGGCAGCACCATCAGCGACGCAGTGCTGGCCCAGGGCTTCTCGCTGCAGCTGCGGCCCGGCGAGCGTGCACTGGCGGTGCCGGTGGATGAACTGGTCGGTGCCGGCAACCGTATCCTGCCGGGCGATTTCGTCGATGTGTTCCTCAACCTGCGCAGCGAACCTGCCAGCTACAACGCGGCACCCGACGCCGCACAGACCCGCCTTCTGCTGTCGCGCCTGCGCGTGCTCAGTTATGGCCAGCAGGACATCGCCCCGAACACGGGCAGCACGAATGCCAGCGCCGATACCAGCAACCGTGCAGACCCGCGCGCGGCGGATATCACCAGCAACGCCAGCAGCGGTGGCGGCAGTAGCGGTGACGCAGCCCAGCCGGCCCGCAGCGCCGTGCTGGCGGTGCCGGTGGCCGATGCCAACCGGCTGCTGCTGGGCGCGCAGCAGGGCAAGCTCTACCTCGCGCTGCGCAATCCCGCCGACGCCGGCCAGCCCGACCTGGCCCTGTTCCCGCAGGCGCGGGGTGTGATCGACCCGCTGCGTGGCCTGGACGCGGAACAGCAGCTGGCGTTGCAGCGCCCCGAGAACCACGCCTTCGCCGGCATCGATGGCGATGCCCTGGCCGGTCGCAGCAACGCACGCGCACGCACGGTGAACGACGCCCCGGCACAGCCCCCCGCCGCCCGCCGCAGCGCACCGCGCGCATCCGGAATCGAGATCATCCGCGGCGATGGTTCTGCGCCCCGCGGCTCCCTTTGACCTGCACCGAGAGCTTCCATGACCGAACGTCGCCAGAGTCCACGCCCCTCCTCCCGCCAGCGCTGGCTCGCTCTGCTGCTGGTGCTGCTGGCGCCTGCGACCAGCGTGGCTGCTGACGACCTGGTGCTGCAGGCCCGCGAACAGCGGCCATGGACACTGCCCGCGGACCTGGAACGGGTGGCCATCGCCGATCCGGGCGTCGCCGATATCGTGATGCTGCGAGGCCAGCGCCAGGCGCTGCTGGTCGGCAAGGCCCCCGGCACCACCACCCTGCTGCTGTGGCACCGCAAGCAGTCGGAGCCACAGCGCGTGCAGGTCCGCGTGCAGAGCGCGGTGCAGGGGGCGGCCGATGCGGGTTCCAGCGGCCTGGTGTTCACCCAGCAGGACCAGCAGGGCCTGCTGCAGGGAAGCACCGACAGTGCGCTCTCGCACATGCAGGAACAGAAGGCGGCCGCGATGGCGTTGGGCAAGGATGGCCAGCTGGCCGATGCCTCCACCATCGCCAGCGGCGGTGTGGTCCA harbors:
- the cpaB gene encoding Flp pilus assembly protein CpaB yields the protein MLKLTRIAAIALIALAVLLALIAFVIGRRPAPSTESAAPVVHADAQAITVVEAIARLPAGEPITANGVRLARRSAAVPGAAADLAAVVGKVPVQDIAEGSTISDAVLAQGFSLQLRPGERALAVPVDELVGAGNRILPGDFVDVFLNLRSEPASYNAAPDAAQTRLLLSRLRVLSYGQQDIAPNTGSTNASADTSNRADPRAADITSNASSGGGSSGDAAQPARSAVLAVPVADANRLLLGAQQGKLYLALRNPADAGQPDLALFPQARGVIDPLRGLDAEQQLALQRPENHAFAGIDGDALAGRSNARARTVNDAPAQPPAARRSAPRASGIEIIRGDGSAPRGSL